Proteins encoded in a region of the Enterococcus gilvus ATCC BAA-350 genome:
- a CDS encoding NADH-dependent [FeFe] hydrogenase, group A6: protein MKEVMITINGKICTAPEGSTILEAVRINNIEIPTLCFLKEINEIGACRMCVVEVKGARSLVTACVYPVTEGMEITTNSKKVFDSRRVTLELILSTHERKCLSCIRSGNCELQKLCKEFNVADEDYFNGENCEYEFDDSAVHMVRNNNKCILCRRCVAACSKWQAVGVIGPNDRGFNTHIGSAYEQNLGDVPCISCGQCIVVCPTGAIHEKDQTQEVWDALEDPTKHVIVQTAPSIRVTLGEAFNMPIGTNVEGKMVAALRRIGFDRVFDTNVAADFTIMEEANEFLERVGNNGPFPMFTSCSPGWVKYCESYHPELIPNLSTCKSPQQMFGALAKTWYAEKEGIDPKDIFVVGIMPCTAKKFEVTREDEDAAGYSDCDVALTTRELARMIDKAGVRFVELEDEAFDNPLGEATGAGYIFGATGGVMEAALRTAAETLAGHSLEQVEFTEVRGMKGIKEATYEMSGATINVAVASGIGNAKKLLERIESGEKFYHFVKIMGCPGGCINGGGQPVQPASVRNFVDLKTKRAAALYSEDKDKGLRKSNESPIVQKIYQEFLEKPGSLKAHHILHTSYRDRMDVNA from the coding sequence GTGAAAGAAGTTATGATTACTATTAACGGAAAAATCTGTACTGCTCCAGAAGGATCGACCATTCTCGAAGCAGTACGAATCAACAATATTGAGATCCCTACCCTCTGCTTTCTAAAAGAAATCAACGAAATCGGCGCCTGTCGTATGTGCGTCGTTGAAGTGAAAGGTGCCCGCAGTCTTGTAACGGCTTGTGTGTACCCAGTCACTGAAGGGATGGAAATCACGACGAATTCCAAGAAAGTCTTTGATTCTCGCAGAGTTACCTTGGAATTGATTTTATCGACCCACGAACGGAAATGTCTTTCCTGTATCCGCAGCGGCAATTGCGAGCTGCAAAAGCTATGTAAAGAATTCAACGTCGCGGATGAAGACTACTTCAACGGCGAAAACTGCGAATACGAATTTGATGACAGTGCCGTGCATATGGTCCGAAACAACAATAAGTGTATTCTTTGCCGCCGTTGCGTCGCCGCGTGCTCAAAATGGCAGGCTGTCGGAGTGATCGGGCCAAATGATCGCGGCTTCAACACCCATATTGGAAGTGCCTACGAGCAAAATCTAGGAGACGTTCCTTGTATTTCCTGTGGTCAGTGCATCGTCGTTTGTCCAACAGGTGCGATCCACGAAAAAGATCAGACCCAAGAAGTTTGGGATGCGTTAGAAGATCCTACTAAACACGTGATCGTACAGACTGCCCCTTCGATTCGAGTCACATTAGGCGAAGCCTTCAACATGCCGATCGGTACGAATGTCGAAGGCAAAATGGTGGCAGCCTTGCGGCGAATCGGGTTTGATCGCGTCTTTGATACCAACGTCGCGGCGGACTTTACGATCATGGAGGAAGCCAATGAGTTCCTAGAACGTGTTGGAAACAATGGCCCCTTCCCAATGTTTACCTCTTGTTCACCAGGTTGGGTCAAATACTGTGAATCGTATCATCCAGAATTGATCCCTAACCTGTCGACCTGTAAATCGCCGCAGCAAATGTTTGGCGCGCTGGCGAAAACTTGGTACGCCGAAAAAGAAGGCATTGATCCAAAAGATATCTTTGTGGTAGGAATCATGCCTTGTACCGCGAAGAAATTTGAAGTCACACGGGAGGACGAAGATGCCGCTGGTTACTCGGATTGTGATGTCGCATTAACGACCCGTGAACTGGCACGTATGATCGATAAAGCCGGTGTCCGTTTCGTAGAATTAGAAGACGAAGCTTTTGACAATCCATTAGGTGAAGCGACCGGTGCAGGCTATATCTTCGGCGCCACAGGCGGAGTGATGGAGGCGGCATTAAGAACAGCCGCTGAAACATTGGCCGGTCATTCCTTGGAACAAGTAGAATTCACAGAAGTGCGCGGCATGAAGGGGATCAAAGAAGCGACTTATGAAATGAGCGGCGCAACCATCAATGTTGCGGTCGCCTCTGGCATCGGGAACGCGAAGAAATTGTTAGAACGAATCGAATCTGGCGAAAAATTCTATCACTTTGTCAAGATCATGGGTTGTCCTGGCGGCTGTATCAATGGCGGTGGTCAACCTGTCCAGCCAGCTTCTGTACGCAACTTTGTTGATTTAAAAACAAAACGTGCCGCTGCGTTATACTCAGAAGACAAAGACAAAGGCTTACGCAAATCAAACGAAAGCCCGATCGTCCAAAAAATCTATCAAGAGTTTTTAGAAAAACCGGGCAGCTTAAAAGCACACCACATTCTCCACACAAGCTATCGCGACCGCATGGACGTGAATGCATAA
- the celB gene encoding PTS cellobiose transporter subunit IIC — translation MFNFLQKYLMGPMGKIAQLKIVRAVMAAGMASIPFTIVGSMFLVLNVLPVSFPFLEGFFNATFFKISDLYMIANTMTMGILSVYFAIVFAYELTSIERDEQNINVNPLMGALLSVFAFFMCIPELILDGGKISLVSSMTDTETIVSGIRMGAFVDRLGTSGIFTGIIMSIIAVELYCMCVKRNWIIKMPDVVPPGVSRSFTALIPTFVIAFVVMIINGGLVALGTDIFKMIAIPFSFVTNLTNTWLGIMVIYFLIHALWIVGIHGANIITSFLTPIVLANMAANANGANFPLAGEFNNSYVTVGGSGATLGLIIFIAFMAKSDQLKVLGKASLVPGIFNINEPIIFGMPIVYNPYLAIPFFLAPMASASLAYFAIKLEIVRPMLAQMPWPSPVGLGAFVGSGGDWKAAVLAVLCAVLAFAIWFPFIKFYDNKLLEEEKVKAAELAANQA, via the coding sequence ATGTTTAATTTCTTGCAGAAGTATTTAATGGGACCGATGGGTAAAATTGCCCAGTTAAAAATTGTCCGCGCCGTTATGGCGGCTGGGATGGCATCGATTCCCTTCACGATCGTAGGGTCCATGTTTTTAGTTTTAAATGTTTTGCCCGTATCTTTTCCATTTTTAGAGGGATTCTTTAACGCGACATTTTTTAAAATAAGTGATCTCTATATGATCGCCAACACAATGACTATGGGAATTCTTTCCGTTTATTTTGCAATCGTTTTCGCTTATGAGTTAACCTCTATTGAAAGAGATGAACAAAACATCAATGTCAATCCATTGATGGGCGCGTTATTATCAGTATTTGCCTTCTTTATGTGTATACCAGAATTAATTCTCGACGGAGGGAAAATTAGCTTAGTTTCTTCAATGACAGATACAGAAACAATCGTCAGCGGGATTCGTATGGGAGCCTTTGTGGATAGACTGGGGACTTCCGGTATCTTTACGGGAATCATCATGTCGATCATCGCTGTTGAATTGTACTGCATGTGTGTAAAGAGAAATTGGATCATTAAAATGCCGGACGTAGTGCCGCCAGGTGTGTCACGTTCCTTTACAGCATTGATCCCAACATTCGTCATTGCGTTTGTCGTAATGATCATCAATGGCGGTTTAGTTGCTCTTGGAACAGATATCTTCAAAATGATCGCGATCCCATTCAGCTTCGTAACCAATTTGACAAATACATGGCTTGGAATCATGGTCATTTATTTCTTGATCCATGCACTTTGGATCGTTGGGATTCACGGGGCAAACATCATTACGTCTTTCTTAACACCGATCGTGCTGGCAAATATGGCAGCAAATGCAAACGGTGCCAATTTTCCGCTCGCTGGTGAATTTAACAATTCGTATGTTACTGTTGGGGGATCTGGGGCAACATTAGGGCTGATTATCTTTATCGCCTTTATGGCTAAATCGGACCAATTGAAAGTTTTAGGAAAAGCATCGTTGGTTCCAGGGATTTTCAACATCAACGAACCGATCATTTTCGGGATGCCGATCGTCTACAATCCTTATCTAGCGATCCCATTCTTTTTAGCACCTATGGCCTCAGCGTCACTTGCGTATTTCGCAATCAAATTAGAGATCGTTCGACCAATGCTGGCCCAAATGCCATGGCCGTCACCAGTAGGACTCGGTGCCTTTGTTGGTAGCGGGGGCGACTGGAAAGCAGCGGTATTGGCAGTGTTATGTGCGGTATTGGCCTTTGCGATCTGGTTCCCATTCATCAAGTTTTATGACAACAAATTACTTGAAGAAGAAAAAGTAAAAGCAGCAGAACTTGCCGCAAATCAAGCATAA
- a CDS encoding PTS cellobiose transporter subunit IIA, which produces MAEQMNSEELQVAAFEIILHSGNARTVIHDAFASMRKKEDEKAKEQLEEANEQLLKAHKAQTQLLKEYAGGKKIEMEIIMVHAQDHLMTTMTLLEVANEMRYLYQQRTE; this is translated from the coding sequence GTGGCTGAACAAATGAATAGTGAAGAATTACAGGTAGCCGCTTTTGAAATTATTCTTCACAGCGGAAATGCACGAACGGTCATTCATGACGCATTCGCTTCGATGCGCAAAAAAGAAGATGAGAAAGCGAAGGAACAATTGGAGGAAGCCAACGAGCAGCTTTTGAAGGCGCATAAAGCTCAGACACAGCTTCTGAAAGAGTATGCCGGCGGAAAAAAAATTGAAATGGAAATAATCATGGTCCATGCACAAGATCACCTGATGACGACAATGACGTTGTTGGAAGTCGCCAATGAGATGCGCTATTTGTATCAGCAGCGCACGGAATGA
- a CDS encoding BglG family transcription antiterminator: MKQKEKALLNRLIDHKNEFVTSKDLASELSLSDRTVRNYLQDLKVLVEKNGGEILAKQGQGYQLRIVHKMVFDLFLSHENLVDPFYRNASEFSEVEDRQKYILNKLLLEDRVIVIDDLAEELFISRSSLAKDIQEIKEKLQEYSLVIVSKHGKGFWVEGEERNKRHFIMDTLFGKTYANSMKEYLGNSHFFNEITFEELTIIILDETREAKLKVSDVVIQNLVLHLSLGIKRMREGFEIKDLGLQQDLLGRIEYQVAEKIVERIETVTNVVFPIEEVSYLTIHLMAKSNHEATTENQELSYELDNVIQSISQVIGYPLMEDYQLKSGLLGHLGPLLIRLNRGITLDNPLTTEIKEGNSEAFELTKHYFAEMPMLRKFVISEDEWAYLALHLLAALEKVKDTHKVRALIICATGYGSAQLLKNRVSNEFGKHITVVNVKGYYEINEATLKGIDLIISSVDLSTMVFKVPVLHVSVFLNDEDVHKIRKLLDRLISRPTRIEETHRLPLNERKRYFETQLSEQFFKRYETAPTKESVVDDLLDVLSVNEEENYPIKMKQQISQREMMGQIVFSDTVVVPHPAIPVGVSTKIAVALIPDGMTWDEKETVNFVFLISPSYIENEGITVVTKAIVQLVDRLDIQQAILAEPTFENFSNELIKII; encoded by the coding sequence ATGAAACAGAAGGAAAAAGCTTTGTTGAATCGTTTGATCGATCATAAGAATGAATTTGTGACCAGCAAAGACTTAGCTTCTGAATTGTCGCTATCCGATCGTACGGTTAGAAATTATTTGCAAGATTTAAAAGTGCTGGTGGAAAAAAATGGAGGAGAAATTCTAGCAAAGCAGGGACAAGGCTATCAATTGAGAATTGTTCATAAAATGGTTTTCGATTTATTTTTGAGTCACGAGAACTTAGTAGATCCCTTTTATAGAAATGCGAGTGAATTTTCCGAAGTGGAGGATCGGCAAAAATATATTTTGAATAAGCTATTACTTGAGGATCGAGTAATTGTTATAGATGATCTAGCGGAAGAACTTTTTATTAGTCGGTCGAGTTTAGCGAAAGATATCCAAGAAATAAAAGAGAAATTACAGGAATATTCTCTCGTGATCGTGTCAAAACACGGCAAAGGGTTCTGGGTAGAAGGTGAAGAAAGAAACAAACGACACTTTATCATGGATACACTTTTCGGCAAAACGTATGCCAACTCAATGAAGGAATATTTAGGAAACAGTCATTTTTTTAATGAAATCACGTTTGAAGAATTGACGATCATTATTTTAGATGAGACGCGAGAGGCAAAGCTAAAAGTATCTGATGTGGTGATCCAAAATTTGGTCTTGCATCTTTCTTTAGGAATCAAACGCATGCGTGAAGGTTTTGAGATCAAAGATTTAGGACTGCAGCAAGATTTATTAGGACGAATAGAGTACCAAGTGGCGGAAAAAATCGTTGAACGAATTGAAACGGTCACCAATGTGGTGTTTCCGATCGAAGAGGTGTCTTATCTAACGATCCATCTGATGGCAAAATCCAACCACGAGGCAACAACAGAGAACCAAGAGCTTTCTTATGAATTAGACAACGTCATCCAAAGCATTTCTCAAGTGATCGGCTATCCGCTGATGGAAGACTATCAGTTAAAAAGCGGGTTGCTGGGGCATTTAGGTCCTTTGCTGATTCGATTAAATCGCGGAATCACCTTAGACAATCCTTTAACGACAGAAATCAAAGAAGGCAATTCAGAAGCATTTGAATTAACGAAGCATTATTTTGCTGAAATGCCGATGCTGAGAAAATTTGTTATAAGTGAGGACGAATGGGCCTATCTTGCGCTTCATTTGCTGGCAGCTTTAGAAAAGGTCAAAGACACACATAAAGTGCGGGCGTTGATCATCTGTGCAACAGGGTATGGCAGCGCACAATTGTTGAAGAACCGAGTCTCGAATGAGTTTGGCAAACATATAACGGTCGTCAATGTGAAGGGCTACTATGAAATCAACGAAGCGACGTTGAAGGGCATCGATTTGATCATCTCTTCTGTGGATCTATCAACCATGGTCTTTAAAGTTCCTGTGTTGCATGTCAGTGTCTTTCTAAATGATGAAGATGTCCATAAAATACGTAAATTATTGGATCGTCTGATTTCACGCCCTACAAGGATCGAAGAAACCCATCGCTTGCCGCTTAATGAGCGGAAACGCTATTTTGAAACGCAATTATCAGAACAATTTTTCAAAAGATACGAAACAGCGCCCACGAAGGAAAGTGTCGTGGATGATTTATTAGATGTGTTAAGTGTGAATGAGGAAGAAAACTATCCAATAAAAATGAAGCAGCAGATTTCGCAACGAGAGATGATGGGACAGATCGTGTTTAGTGACACCGTGGTCGTTCCCCATCCAGCGATTCCAGTAGGAGTGTCGACGAAGATTGCTGTTGCCTTGATTCCTGATGGGATGACGTGGGATGAGAAGGAAACGGTGAATTTTGTCTTTCTGATCTCGCCTTCATATATTGAAAATGAGGGGATCACGGTTGTGACAAAAGCAATTGTTCAGTTGGTCGATCGGCTGGATATCCAGCAGGCAATTTTAGCTGAACCAACATTTGAAAACTTTAGTAATGAACTTATAAAGATTATTTGA
- a CDS encoding PTS cellobiose transporter subunit IIB: MKKALIICAAGMSSSMMATKTTDYFKQNGKDIFVDAVSATEGDNMIKTSDFDLFLISPQTTMFLDKFVKLGDTVGKPVVSIPFQAYVPIPTGIQKMAEVIEENI, from the coding sequence ATGAAAAAAGCATTGATTATTTGTGCAGCAGGAATGTCTTCTTCAATGATGGCAACCAAAACAACGGATTACTTTAAACAGAACGGAAAGGACATTTTTGTGGATGCCGTTTCAGCAACAGAAGGCGACAATATGATAAAAACGAGTGATTTTGATTTATTCCTGATCAGTCCTCAAACAACCATGTTTTTGGATAAATTTGTTAAGCTAGGAGATACCGTCGGTAAGCCTGTAGTGAGCATCCCATTTCAAGCGTATGTCCCGATTCCTACTGGGATACAGAAAATGGCTGAGGTTATCGAGGAAAATATTTAG
- a CDS encoding sugar kinase, translating to MKFAAFGEVMLRLSPPEYLLLDQTNELRMDYTGTGVNIMANLAQFGYDSSLVTVLPENRLGQVAKSALAKYGIKTELLSFAHHHIGSYFAENGYGQRPTHVTYQNRHHSSFGVSDHTAYNFEKVAAENDLIHICGISLSLTDATRDAAHTLAQEAAKAGKKVCFDFNFRPSLNTEPNKLAFMKEQYEKILPYCAIVFGSTRDLLDLLQVPKTGSEDEMIWQFMEKYAIDWFAGTRRTTADSRKQMQGFLYNRKERAVSAVRDLVALDRIGAGDAYAAGILTGYAENWPLVETVEFATMNAVLAHTIHGDVPLTTKEQVFTVLKNPEIDLIR from the coding sequence ATGAAATTTGCGGCTTTTGGTGAAGTGATGCTGCGATTGTCACCACCGGAGTATTTATTGTTAGATCAGACGAATGAATTGCGGATGGATTATACTGGGACGGGTGTCAATATTATGGCTAATTTGGCGCAATTTGGCTATGATTCTTCGTTAGTGACCGTGCTTCCTGAGAACCGTCTGGGACAGGTCGCTAAATCAGCGTTGGCAAAGTATGGAATCAAAACAGAGCTGTTGTCATTCGCCCATCATCATATCGGCAGCTATTTTGCTGAAAATGGGTATGGACAACGTCCAACACACGTTACGTATCAAAATCGTCACCATAGTTCCTTTGGTGTCAGTGATCACACAGCCTATAACTTTGAGAAGGTGGCGGCTGAAAATGATCTGATCCATATTTGTGGAATTTCTTTGAGCTTGACCGATGCTACTCGGGATGCCGCACATACATTAGCACAAGAGGCTGCGAAGGCAGGAAAAAAAGTCTGCTTTGACTTTAATTTCCGTCCCAGTCTGAACACAGAACCGAATAAATTGGCTTTTATGAAAGAACAATACGAGAAAATCTTGCCTTATTGCGCTATTGTTTTTGGCAGTACGAGAGATTTGCTGGACCTGTTACAAGTCCCAAAAACGGGATCAGAGGATGAGATGATTTGGCAATTTATGGAAAAATACGCGATTGATTGGTTTGCCGGGACACGAAGAACGACTGCGGACAGTCGCAAACAAATGCAAGGATTTTTATATAATCGTAAAGAGCGCGCAGTCAGTGCTGTGAGAGACCTGGTTGCTTTGGATCGGATTGGCGCTGGCGATGCTTATGCAGCAGGAATCTTAACGGGATATGCTGAAAACTGGCCCTTAGTCGAGACAGTTGAGTTTGCAACAATGAACGCGGTGTTGGCGCATACGATCCATGGTGATGTGCCGTTGACAACAAAAGAACAGGTTTTCACAGTATTAAAAAATCCTGAAATCGATTTGATCCGATAA
- the dagF gene encoding 2-dehydro-3-deoxy-phosphogluconate aldolase: protein MSVEPNYLEDRICLNVLANSVENAKSCYEAAEGHVVLGVLSKNYESDEAAIKDMKKYQEATNNALSVGLGAGDPNQSQMVSRISGELQPQHVNQVFTGVGTSRALLGQEETIINGLVSPTGKVGYVNIATGPLSSKGPEGVVPIETAITLLQDMGGSSIKYFPMKGLAHKEEFKAVAEACAKHDFYLEPTGGIDLENFEEILQIAVDAGVKKIIPHVYSSIIDSETGDTRPEDVKRLLEMCKKTLA from the coding sequence ATGTCAGTAGAACCAAATTATTTAGAGGATCGAATTTGTTTAAATGTTTTGGCGAATTCTGTTGAGAATGCCAAATCTTGCTATGAAGCGGCGGAAGGACACGTGGTTTTAGGCGTACTGTCGAAAAATTACGAGAGTGATGAAGCAGCCATCAAAGATATGAAAAAATATCAGGAGGCAACGAACAATGCCCTGTCTGTTGGTCTAGGTGCTGGGGACCCGAATCAGAGTCAAATGGTCTCGCGTATTTCTGGTGAGCTTCAGCCGCAACACGTGAATCAAGTATTTACTGGCGTGGGGACCTCAAGAGCGCTATTGGGTCAAGAAGAAACGATCATCAATGGATTGGTTTCGCCAACAGGAAAAGTCGGCTATGTCAATATCGCGACAGGGCCTCTAAGTTCAAAAGGGCCAGAAGGCGTCGTGCCGATCGAAACAGCGATTACGTTGCTTCAAGATATGGGTGGTAGTTCAATCAAATACTTCCCAATGAAAGGATTGGCCCATAAAGAAGAATTTAAAGCAGTTGCGGAAGCGTGCGCCAAACATGATTTCTATTTGGAGCCTACTGGCGGTATTGACTTAGAAAATTTTGAAGAAATCCTTCAAATCGCTGTTGATGCAGGTGTTAAGAAAATTATTCCGCATGTGTACAGTTCGATCATTGATTCTGAAACAGGAGACACACGTCCTGAAGACGTAAAACGATTGCTTGAAATGTGTAAAAAAACATTGGCTTAA
- a CDS encoding DgaE family pyridoxal phosphate-dependent ammonia lyase — protein MTINFDKLGLKEVINASGRMTILGVSKVSESVMAAQRFGGEHFFEMADLSEKTGAYIANLLDVEDAQIVSSASAGIAQSIAAVIGQGAVYHAYHPYTEKITKREVILPKGHNVDYGTPVEVMVEQGGGKVVEAGYANVCSAEHLEMMISENTAAILYIKSHHTVQKSMLSVEEAAEVAKRYHVPLIVDAAAEEDLFFYYKAGADLVIYSGAKAIEGPSAGLVIGKKAPIEWVRLQGKGIGRAMKIGKDNILGFTQAIEDYLTNGSESGKSMQARLKPFTKAINQINHLTATVVQDSAGRDIYRASVHVSGEHSAKDVIAALKKESPAVYTREYQANNGIIEFDIRSVNEEEMNKIVARLHDIME, from the coding sequence ATGACAATTAATTTCGACAAACTTGGATTAAAAGAAGTCATCAATGCTTCTGGGCGCATGACGATTTTAGGCGTTTCAAAGGTATCTGAGTCCGTAATGGCTGCTCAACGGTTTGGCGGCGAGCATTTTTTTGAAATGGCGGATCTAAGCGAAAAAACCGGCGCGTATATCGCAAACCTTTTGGATGTGGAGGATGCACAGATCGTTTCTTCTGCTTCAGCGGGAATTGCTCAGAGTATTGCGGCAGTGATCGGTCAAGGAGCGGTCTATCATGCCTACCATCCTTACACGGAAAAAATCACGAAGCGGGAAGTCATCTTGCCTAAAGGACACAATGTGGATTACGGGACGCCTGTTGAAGTCATGGTAGAACAAGGCGGCGGAAAAGTTGTCGAAGCTGGTTATGCAAACGTGTGTTCAGCCGAGCATCTGGAAATGATGATCAGCGAAAACACCGCGGCTATTCTCTATATAAAAAGCCATCACACGGTTCAAAAAAGTATGCTGAGTGTGGAAGAGGCGGCGGAAGTTGCGAAGAGATATCACGTGCCATTGATCGTGGATGCGGCTGCCGAGGAAGATTTATTCTTCTATTATAAAGCAGGTGCTGACCTAGTTATTTATTCTGGAGCAAAAGCGATCGAAGGACCGAGTGCCGGCTTAGTGATCGGAAAGAAAGCACCGATTGAATGGGTTCGCCTTCAGGGGAAGGGGATCGGCAGAGCGATGAAGATCGGCAAGGACAATATCCTTGGTTTTACGCAGGCGATCGAAGACTATTTAACAAACGGCAGCGAATCGGGTAAATCAATGCAGGCACGATTAAAACCATTTACGAAAGCAATCAATCAAATCAATCATCTAACCGCTACAGTCGTTCAAGATAGTGCCGGACGAGATATTTATCGAGCAAGTGTTCACGTATCGGGAGAGCATTCAGCGAAGGATGTAATCGCAGCGTTGAAAAAGGAATCACCAGCGGTCTACACGAGAGAATATCAAGCCAACAATGGTATCATTGAATTTGATATTCGCTCGGTGAACGAAGAAGAAATGAATAAAATCGTGGCGCGTTTGCACGATATCATGGAATAA
- a CDS encoding amidohydrolase/deacetylase family metallohydrolase, translating into MLDLVVRNGKTIDGKKMEIGISDGKIVALTEKIDQETRKEIVLTDDQYISAGWIDDHVHCYEKMTLYYDYPDEVGVKRGVTTVIDAGTTGAENIGDFCELAKKSKSNVYALLNISKWGIVEQDELADLTKVQRDAVRTAIEKFPEFIVGLKARMSKTVIGSSGIEPLRLAKQFQHEYGELPLMVHVGSAPPELSEILDLMEKGDVLTHCFNGKENGIFDREKQQIKDFVWDAYTKGIVFDIGHGTDSFNFDVAKQALREGMKSTSISSDIYVRNRENGPVYDLATTMEKLFVVGYSWEEILTQVTERPAENFHLTTKGKLAVGYDADMTIFTIKHSEKELIDSNGNTRKASQEILPMETIIGGQVYDN; encoded by the coding sequence ATGTTGGATTTAGTTGTACGAAATGGCAAAACGATTGACGGAAAGAAAATGGAAATTGGTATTTCTGATGGCAAAATAGTCGCATTAACAGAAAAAATTGATCAAGAGACCCGCAAAGAAATTGTTTTGACAGACGATCAATATATTTCTGCCGGATGGATCGATGATCATGTTCATTGCTACGAAAAAATGACACTGTATTATGATTATCCAGACGAAGTTGGCGTCAAACGAGGCGTAACGACAGTGATCGACGCTGGAACGACAGGCGCTGAAAATATTGGTGACTTTTGCGAGTTAGCAAAAAAATCTAAATCCAATGTTTATGCATTGCTGAATATCTCGAAATGGGGGATCGTTGAGCAGGATGAATTAGCCGACTTAACGAAAGTCCAACGGGATGCAGTAAGGACTGCGATAGAAAAATTCCCCGAATTTATCGTTGGGTTAAAAGCTCGCATGAGTAAAACGGTGATTGGTTCAAGCGGCATCGAGCCTCTTCGGTTAGCAAAGCAATTTCAACATGAATACGGCGAGTTGCCGTTGATGGTACACGTTGGTTCCGCACCACCTGAATTGTCCGAAATTCTGGATCTGATGGAAAAAGGTGATGTGCTGACGCACTGCTTTAATGGAAAAGAAAATGGTATTTTTGATCGAGAAAAACAGCAAATCAAGGATTTTGTATGGGATGCATATACGAAAGGCATTGTTTTTGATATAGGTCATGGGACAGACAGCTTTAATTTTGACGTGGCGAAACAAGCGTTGCGTGAAGGAATGAAGAGCACATCTATTAGTTCAGATATTTATGTGCGAAATAGGGAGAATGGGCCGGTTTACGATTTAGCAACGACGATGGAAAAACTTTTCGTGGTAGGGTATTCTTGGGAAGAGATTCTTACGCAAGTGACAGAAAGACCTGCTGAAAATTTCCATTTAACTACTAAAGGGAAATTAGCTGTGGGCTATGATGCAGATATGACGATCTTTACGATCAAACATTCAGAAAAAGAACTGATCGATTCCAATGGAAACACGCGTAAGGCGAGTCAGGAGATTCTTCCTATGGAAACGATCATTGGAGGTCAGGTCTATGACAATTAA
- a CDS encoding DUF871 domain-containing protein: MKRVLGISVYPDHSDINQDKAYIELAHKYGFGRIFMSMLEVTEGKEVVKKKFKELIFFAKDLGYETILDVAPNIFEELGISYDDMSFFHELGADGIRLDLGFDGNKEAMLTYNPFGVAIELNMSNDVAYLDNILTYEANTPYLYGCHNFYPQEGTALPFDFFVKCSERFKAKGIRTAAFVTSQVGTIGPWDINDGLPTLEMHRHLPVEVATKHLFATKLIDDVIIGNAYASEEELKAMGDVDRYQTEFSVEFVAGINDVEKQIVLNEQHYRRGDITDQMVRSTFVRKKYGQEANAPHDNEIEFQPGDIVIGNDDFGKYKNELQVVLSAHKDSRKNKVGQIVADEQLLLPFIHPWSKFKFTEK, encoded by the coding sequence ATGAAACGTGTATTAGGAATTTCGGTTTATCCGGATCATAGTGATATCAACCAGGATAAAGCGTACATTGAATTGGCCCATAAGTATGGCTTTGGTCGTATTTTTATGAGTATGCTGGAAGTCACTGAAGGCAAAGAGGTCGTTAAAAAGAAATTTAAAGAACTGATTTTCTTTGCGAAGGACTTAGGCTATGAAACGATCTTAGACGTTGCACCGAATATTTTTGAAGAACTAGGAATCTCTTATGATGACATGAGTTTCTTCCATGAATTAGGAGCAGACGGGATTCGTTTAGACTTGGGATTTGATGGAAACAAAGAGGCGATGCTCACATACAACCCATTTGGTGTAGCAATCGAATTGAATATGAGTAATGATGTGGCCTACTTAGATAACATCCTGACCTATGAAGCCAATACGCCTTATTTGTATGGGTGCCATAATTTTTACCCTCAAGAAGGAACCGCACTGCCCTTTGATTTCTTTGTAAAATGCAGTGAGCGTTTCAAAGCTAAGGGTATACGAACGGCAGCCTTTGTGACTTCACAAGTAGGAACGATCGGCCCATGGGACATCAATGATGGGTTGCCAACTCTAGAGATGCACCGCCATTTACCAGTGGAAGTTGCGACAAAACACTTATTTGCGACAAAATTGATTGATGATGTGATCATCGGAAATGCCTATGCCTCCGAAGAAGAGTTGAAGGCAATGGGCGACGTCGATCGTTACCAAACAGAATTTTCTGTCGAATTTGTTGCAGGAATCAATGATGTAGAAAAGCAGATCGTATTGAATGAACAACATTACCGTCGTGGGGATATCACGGATCAAATGGTTCGCTCAACATTCGTTCGTAAAAAATATGGTCAAGAAGCAAATGCTCCCCATGACAATGAGATCGAATTTCAACCGGGGGACATCGTGATCGGAAACGATGACTTTGGCAAATACAAGAATGAGCTGCAAGTGGTGCTAAGCGCCCATAAAGATTCACGCAAAAATAAAGTCGGACAGATTGTTGCAGATGAGCAACTCTTATTACCGTTTATTCATCCTTGGTCAAAATTCAAATTTACAGAAAAGTAG